The following are encoded in a window of Thiohalobacter sp. IOR34 genomic DNA:
- the glgC gene encoding glucose-1-phosphate adenylyltransferase — protein sequence MNSGQTQRFVSRLTRSTLALILAGGRGSRLKQLTLWRAKPAVPFGGKFRIIDFPLSNCLNSGIRSIGVITQYKAHSLIQHIHRGWNFLRGEFGEFVELLPAQQRIETSWYQGTADAVYQNLDIIRLHNPDFVLILAGDHIYKMDYGPMIAEHVQHNADMTVGCIEVGLEQARAYGVMSVDADKRVMRFTEKPDEPEAIPGRPDVALASMGIYVFNTKFLFEQLIRDADDDISSHDFGKDIIPRVIRKHQVLAYPFRDPSTGQQAYWRDVGTVDAFWAANLELIGVTPELNLYDEKWPIWTYQEQLPPAKFVFDDDDRRGMAVDSMVSGGCIISGAAVHHSLLFSNVKVHSYAQVRDSVVLPNVQIGEGARLRRAVVDKGCHIPPGTVIGENAEEDARRFHLTPQGVVLVTPEMLGQELHHVR from the coding sequence ATGAACAGCGGACAAACCCAACGTTTCGTCAGCCGCTTGACCCGCAGCACCCTGGCCCTGATCCTCGCCGGCGGGCGCGGCTCCCGGCTCAAGCAGCTGACCCTGTGGCGCGCCAAGCCGGCGGTGCCCTTCGGCGGCAAGTTCCGGATCATCGACTTTCCTCTTTCCAACTGCCTCAATTCCGGCATCCGCAGCATCGGCGTCATCACCCAGTACAAGGCCCATTCGCTGATCCAGCACATCCATCGCGGCTGGAACTTCCTGCGTGGCGAGTTCGGCGAGTTCGTCGAACTGCTGCCGGCGCAGCAGCGCATCGAGACATCCTGGTACCAGGGCACGGCCGATGCCGTCTACCAGAACCTGGACATCATCCGTCTGCACAATCCGGACTTCGTGCTGATCCTGGCCGGTGACCATATCTACAAGATGGACTACGGGCCGATGATCGCCGAGCACGTGCAGCACAATGCCGACATGACCGTCGGTTGCATCGAGGTCGGCCTGGAACAGGCCAGGGCCTATGGTGTGATGTCGGTGGATGCGGACAAACGGGTGATGCGTTTCACCGAGAAGCCGGATGAGCCGGAGGCTATACCCGGACGGCCGGATGTTGCACTGGCATCGATGGGGATCTACGTGTTCAACACCAAGTTCCTCTTCGAACAGTTGATCCGTGATGCCGATGACGACATCTCCAGCCATGATTTCGGCAAGGACATCATTCCGCGGGTGATCCGCAAGCATCAGGTGCTGGCCTATCCGTTCCGCGATCCCAGCACCGGGCAGCAGGCCTACTGGCGCGACGTGGGTACCGTGGATGCTTTCTGGGCCGCCAATCTGGAGCTGATCGGTGTGACCCCGGAGCTGAACCTGTATGACGAGAAGTGGCCGATCTGGACCTACCAGGAACAGCTGCCGCCGGCCAAGTTCGTGTTCGACGACGACGACCGGCGCGGCATGGCGGTGGACTCCATGGTCTCCGGCGGCTGCATCATCTCCGGCGCCGCGGTGCACCATTCGCTGCTGTTCTCCAACGTCAAGGTGCACTCCTATGCCCAGGTGCGGGACAGCGTGGTGCTGCCCAACGTGCAGATCGGCGAAGGGGCGCGGCTGCGGCGCGCCGTGGTCGACAAGGGCTGCCATATCCCTCCCGGCACGGTCATCGGCGAGAATGCCGAAGAGGACGCCAGGCGTTTCCACCTGACGCCCCAGGGCGTGGTGCTGGTCACGCCGGAGATGCTGGGACAGGAACTGCACCATGTCCGCTGA
- the glgB gene encoding 1,4-alpha-glucan branching protein GlgB: MSSTLAHSDDILPVELERIAEARHHDPFAILGRHPWEDGEQVLVYLPGADRVRLLDIDAPLSRLGDSDFFRWQGPAGRLPERYRLEWQDAQGSHQGYDPYCFPPQLADFDLHLFGEGRHWHAYRFLGAHLTRVDGISGVCFAVWAPNAERVSVIGDFNQWDGRRHPMRVRGGSGVWELFLPGMPAGQFYKFEIRHRNSGAILVKSDPYGQQFELRPGTAALVPAPTQHRWADEGWMLQRRDADWQQRPMSIYEVHLGSWQRGPDGGFLSYRELAERLIPYAAEQGFTHVELLPVTEHPLDASWGYQTTGYFAPTSRFGSPDDFRFFVDQCHQHGLGVILDWAPAHFPRDAFALAAFDGEPLYEHADPRRGEHRDWGTLIFNYGRKEVKNFLLASAVYWLEEFHIDGLRVDAVASMIYLDYSREEGDWLPNQYGGNENLEAIDFLRELNQVTHGQHPGSVMIAEESTAWPQVTRPPWVGGLGFSMKWNMGWMHDTLDYLSKDPVFRHFHHDQLTFGLLYAFTENFVLPFSHDEVVHGKASMLHKMPGDEWQQFANLRLLYSYQWTYPGKKLLFMGSEFGQRPEWNFDASLEWPALDYPPHAGVQALVRDLNRIYREQPALHRHDFSAEGFEWIDCHDAAQSVISYQRRDGEERILVVLNFTPVVRHDYRLGVPRSGYYRVLLNSDSEYYGGSNIGEAGAHSEDIPWMGHPQSIRLTLPPLGALLLRLD; the protein is encoded by the coding sequence ATGAGTTCAACGCTAGCACATTCCGATGACATCCTGCCCGTCGAACTCGAGCGCATCGCCGAGGCCCGTCACCATGACCCCTTCGCCATACTCGGCCGGCATCCCTGGGAGGACGGCGAGCAGGTGCTGGTCTACCTGCCGGGCGCGGACCGGGTGCGGCTGCTCGACATCGATGCCCCGCTGAGCCGTCTGGGAGATTCCGATTTCTTCCGCTGGCAGGGGCCGGCGGGGCGCCTGCCGGAACGCTATCGGCTGGAATGGCAGGACGCCCAGGGCAGCCATCAGGGCTACGACCCCTACTGCTTCCCGCCCCAGCTGGCGGACTTCGACCTGCACCTGTTCGGCGAGGGCCGCCACTGGCATGCCTACCGCTTCCTGGGCGCCCACCTGACGCGGGTCGACGGCATCTCCGGGGTCTGCTTCGCGGTCTGGGCGCCGAATGCCGAGCGGGTGAGTGTGATCGGCGACTTCAACCAGTGGGACGGGCGGCGCCATCCGATGCGGGTGCGCGGCGGCAGCGGCGTCTGGGAACTGTTCCTGCCCGGGATGCCGGCCGGCCAGTTCTACAAGTTCGAGATCCGCCACCGCAACAGCGGCGCCATCCTGGTCAAGAGCGACCCCTACGGCCAGCAGTTCGAGCTGCGCCCCGGTACCGCCGCCCTGGTACCCGCCCCCACCCAGCACCGCTGGGCCGACGAGGGGTGGATGCTGCAGCGCCGCGACGCGGACTGGCAGCAGCGGCCGATGTCGATCTACGAGGTGCATCTAGGCTCCTGGCAGCGGGGACCGGACGGCGGTTTCCTCAGCTACCGGGAGCTGGCCGAACGGCTGATCCCCTATGCCGCCGAGCAGGGCTTCACCCATGTCGAGCTGCTGCCAGTCACCGAGCATCCACTGGATGCTTCCTGGGGCTACCAGACCACCGGCTATTTCGCACCGACCAGCCGCTTCGGCAGTCCTGACGACTTCCGCTTTTTCGTCGACCAGTGTCACCAGCACGGGCTCGGCGTGATCCTCGACTGGGCACCGGCGCATTTCCCACGCGATGCCTTCGCCCTGGCCGCCTTCGACGGCGAGCCACTGTACGAACACGCCGACCCGCGACGCGGCGAACACCGCGACTGGGGCACGCTGATCTTCAACTACGGCCGCAAGGAGGTGAAGAACTTCCTGCTCGCCAGCGCCGTCTACTGGCTGGAGGAATTCCACATCGACGGCCTGCGTGTCGATGCCGTGGCCTCGATGATCTACCTCGACTACTCCCGCGAGGAAGGCGACTGGCTGCCCAACCAGTACGGCGGCAACGAGAACCTGGAAGCCATCGACTTCCTGCGCGAACTCAACCAGGTCACCCACGGCCAGCACCCTGGCTCGGTGATGATCGCCGAGGAATCCACCGCCTGGCCACAGGTCACCCGGCCGCCCTGGGTCGGCGGCCTGGGCTTCTCCATGAAATGGAACATGGGCTGGATGCACGACACCCTGGACTACCTGAGCAAGGACCCGGTGTTCCGCCATTTCCACCACGACCAGCTCACCTTCGGCCTGCTCTATGCCTTCACCGAGAACTTCGTGCTGCCCTTCTCGCATGACGAGGTGGTGCACGGCAAGGCCTCCATGCTGCACAAGATGCCCGGTGACGAGTGGCAGCAGTTCGCCAACCTGCGCCTGCTGTACAGCTACCAGTGGACCTACCCCGGCAAGAAACTGCTGTTCATGGGCTCGGAATTCGGCCAGCGCCCGGAATGGAACTTCGACGCCAGCCTGGAATGGCCGGCGCTGGACTACCCGCCGCATGCCGGGGTACAGGCCCTGGTCCGCGACCTGAACCGCATCTACCGGGAACAGCCGGCGCTGCACCGCCACGACTTCAGCGCCGAGGGCTTCGAGTGGATCGACTGCCACGACGCCGCCCAGTCGGTGATCAGCTACCAGCGCCGGGATGGCGAGGAACGGATCCTGGTGGTACTCAACTTCACCCCGGTGGTCCGCCACGACTATCGCCTAGGCGTCCCCCGATCCGGCTACTACCGGGTGCTGCTGAACTCGGATTCGGAATACTACGGTGGCAGCAACATCGGCGAGGCCGGCGCCCACAGCGAGGACATCCCCTGGATGGGCCATCCCCAATCCATCCGTCTCACCCTGCCGCCGCTCGGTGCCCTGCTGCTGCGCCTCGACTGA
- the mog gene encoding molybdopterin adenylyltransferase, with translation MNSPVARIGIVTVSDRASRGEYEDLGGPAIREWLERVLQSPWEPVARLVPDEQPQVEAVLRELCDEQGCCLVVTTGGTGPAARDITPEATEAVCEKMMPGFGELMRSVSLQYVPTAILSRQTAGIRGQTLLINLPGKPSAIGDCLEAVFPAVPYCIDLLEGPFLETDEALIKAFRPKKK, from the coding sequence ATGAACAGCCCCGTCGCCCGCATCGGCATCGTCACCGTCTCCGACCGCGCCAGCCGCGGCGAATACGAGGATCTCGGCGGTCCGGCCATCCGCGAGTGGCTGGAGCGGGTGTTGCAGAGCCCCTGGGAGCCGGTCGCCCGACTGGTGCCCGACGAGCAGCCGCAGGTGGAGGCCGTGTTGCGCGAGCTGTGCGACGAGCAGGGCTGTTGCCTGGTGGTGACCACCGGTGGCACCGGACCGGCGGCGCGCGACATCACCCCCGAGGCGACCGAGGCGGTGTGCGAGAAGATGATGCCGGGTTTCGGCGAGCTGATGCGCTCGGTGTCGCTGCAGTACGTGCCCACCGCCATCCTCTCCCGGCAGACGGCTGGCATCCGCGGCCAGACGCTGCTCATCAATCTGCCCGGCAAGCCCTCGGCCATCGGTGACTGTCTGGAAGCGGTGTTCCCGGCCGTCCCCTACTGCATCGACCTGCTGGAAGGCCCTTTTCTGGAGACCGACGAGGCGTTGATCAAGGCCTTCCGGCCGAAGAAGAAATAG
- a CDS encoding MoaD/ThiS family protein, protein MIKILYFGSLPDLLGRGREEMFLPKTVKTSRDLLHYLAQRGEEWQQGLDEARITLTVNREFRELDAPLEDGDEVAIVSKGLGRL, encoded by the coding sequence ATGATCAAGATTCTCTATTTCGGCTCCCTGCCCGACCTGCTCGGCCGCGGCAGGGAGGAGATGTTCCTGCCCAAGACGGTGAAGACCAGCCGTGATCTGCTGCACTACCTGGCCCAGCGCGGTGAGGAGTGGCAGCAGGGGCTGGACGAAGCGCGCATCACCCTTACCGTGAACCGCGAGTTCAGGGAGCTGGATGCCCCGCTGGAAGACGGCGACGAGGTCGCCATCGTCTCCAAGGGCCTGGGCCGGCTCTGA
- a CDS encoding DUF3108 domain-containing protein gives MRPLHAPAALLLALLLSGPLAAAGWDGRLERLRFDIRWLFIPAGTAIIQTRTGAAPDEVRLRIEACSNRLLDTFYPVRDQVLAEARLTPAGLQPRRYRYRQREGSHHSDLQIDFEAGGRLVYRDLENNETLAFEVPAGTLDMASALFATRRLPLQVGDRYRLPVFDRKQAYSLEIEVLRREALDTMLGDATPTLVIHPRLQSEGIFKRTGEIFIWLTDDAAHIPVRMQSKVRIGSVISELRAIERQSAEAAGDSGLLCERPGKGHSPKRREAPDHAG, from the coding sequence ATGCGCCCCCTGCACGCCCCGGCCGCCCTGCTCCTTGCGCTGCTGCTCAGCGGCCCGCTGGCGGCCGCCGGCTGGGACGGCCGTCTGGAACGGTTGCGCTTCGATATCCGCTGGCTGTTCATCCCGGCCGGCACGGCCATCATCCAGACCCGGACCGGGGCAGCGCCGGACGAGGTGCGGCTGCGCATCGAGGCCTGCTCCAACCGGCTGCTGGACACCTTCTACCCGGTGCGCGACCAGGTGCTGGCCGAGGCGCGACTGACGCCGGCCGGCCTGCAGCCACGGCGCTATCGCTACCGGCAGCGGGAAGGCAGCCATCACAGCGATCTGCAGATCGACTTCGAGGCAGGGGGGCGACTCGTCTACCGGGACCTGGAGAACAACGAGACGCTGGCCTTCGAGGTGCCGGCCGGCACCCTGGACATGGCCAGCGCCCTGTTTGCGACCCGCCGTCTGCCGCTGCAGGTGGGTGATCGCTATCGACTCCCGGTATTCGACCGCAAGCAGGCCTATTCGCTGGAGATCGAGGTGCTGCGCCGTGAGGCGCTCGACACCATGCTGGGAGACGCCACCCCGACCCTGGTCATCCACCCGCGCCTGCAGAGCGAAGGGATCTTCAAGCGCACCGGTGAAATCTTCATCTGGCTGACGGACGATGCCGCGCACATCCCGGTGCGCATGCAGTCCAAGGTCCGCATCGGCAGTGTGATCAGCGAACTGCGGGCCATCGAACGCCAGTCGGCCGAAGCGGCGGGGGACAGCGGTCTGCTTTGCGAGCGGCCGGGCAAGGGCCACTCGCCCAAGAGACGGGAGGCCCCAGACCATGCTGGATGA